The DNA sequence TATGAGTTCAAGATTCATAAAGTTCTGCAGACCGATAATGGTAATATCGCGGGAAATAATGTCGAGTTCGGACTCTACCGGGATAATAACGGCACTCGGGGTGCCTTAATCGAAAAGAAGGTAACTAACGCTCAGGGTCATACCTCGTGGACGGGGCTGTTAGCCGGGCAGTATTGGCTGGTTGAAACCCGTGCTCCGCAAGGATATCTGCCTGTGGCAGATAAGAAATACTTAGTCGATAAAGACACCGTTGTGAACGGCGTCTATACGGCTCCCGATATCGTCAATCTTCCTAATACACCTGGAATTTTGACTATCGAAAAAGTCGACTCCAGTGATGTCACTAGCCACTTGGCTGGTTCGGAGTGGAGTTTAGAAAAGTTTGCTGGTAACAGCTGGCAACCATATCTCACGATAGTTGACGACGTGTCGGCAGCTATCGGCGCGAACACCGTCGATCGCGATAACCGTGCCGGATATCTAAAGGTAGAGAAGCTACCGTTAGGTCAGTACCGTCTGACTGAAACACGCTCACCGGCGGGATATACGTTGCCGGTAGATGCGCAACGGATAAAAGAATTTACTGTTACCACTCAAGATTTTCGGTTTGAATACCAGATTCAAAACGAAAGATTCGTCGGTCCGACTCTTCCACTGACTGGCGGTCTGGGAAGAGATCTATTCCTCTTCGGGGGATATGGCGTGCTCATTGTAGCCGCAACCGTCATGTTGGTGTTTGGGTATAGACGTACAAAAACAAACTAAAACCAACAATAACCATTAGATACACACCGAATTTATTTAGGAGTTCATGTGAAGAAAAATAACGGAGTGAAGCGCCGGGGAGCAATCGTATCCCTCGCTTTAGCACTCGTCGCACCGTTTGCATTGATCGGAGGTACTGCTTCTGCAGTCCCCGGTGCTGGTGCGGCGCCCGAAGTTGGCAACATCGATACAACGAAACAAGGTAGCCTTACTGTCCACAAGTATGAAGCACCAGCATGGGATGCGGCTACCTATCCAAAAGATGGTACTGAACTTACAGCACCAGCTGGCGCTAAGCCACTTGCTGACGTAACCTTCTCAGTAAAGAAGATCAACAATATTGATCTCACTAAAAATGAAGACTGGGCTAAGTTAAAGCCTCTCCAAGCAGCCCCAACTCAAGCCGACGTCGCTGGAGTTGATGCTACAACGATGACCACCGCTAAAGATGGAATCGCAAAGTTTACTAACCTAGCACCTGGCGCTTACCTCGTTGAAGAAACTGCTGCTCCGGAGAATGTCACCAAGAAGGTTGCTCCATTCATCGTAACCGTTCCTTTCCCGGCAACGAATGAAAACTTTGCCAAGTCTGAAAAGGGCTGGATCTACGACGTTCACGTCTACCCGAAGAATGAAATCACAAACAAGCCTTCCAAGATCGTTGCTACTGATACGCCAACCACCAATGTCGGTTCCGATATTAAGTGGAAACTCACCGTTCCAGTTCCTCAGATCACCAAGAACTTCACCAAGTTCGTAGTCACTGATCAACTCGATGCTGCAGTTAAGCACTCAGCTAATAAGTTGCCTTCAGTTACCGTTGACGGTGCTGTACTTGATCCAGCAAAGTACACCGTTACCGGTGGAACAAAGGGTGGCCTTTTGACATTTGATTTCGCCAACGCATTTAATGA is a window from the Arcanobacterium buesumense genome containing:
- a CDS encoding SpaH/EbpB family LPXTG-anchored major pilin, whose translation is MKKNNGVKRRGAIVSLALALVAPFALIGGTASAVPGAGAAPEVGNIDTTKQGSLTVHKYEAPAWDAATYPKDGTELTAPAGAKPLADVTFSVKKINNIDLTKNEDWAKLKPLQAAPTQADVAGVDATTMTTAKDGIAKFTNLAPGAYLVEETAAPENVTKKVAPFIVTVPFPATNENFAKSEKGWIYDVHVYPKNEITNKPSKIVATDTPTTNVGSDIKWKLTVPVPQITKNFTKFVVTDQLDAAVKHSANKLPSVTVDGAVLDPAKYTVTGGTKGGLLTFDFANAFNELNAAKGKNIVITFYTTVESAPTDNIVPNNLFQLTYNDGDGNDKVTPPPVDAEKPKAYFGDFKIKKVSSIGEKLPLKDAEFTVYASEVDATNNAHPIETVASDENGIVNFSSLYRGAAADATKEYWVKETKAPAGYKLNETVTKITITADTGKNDPDTTIENIPYQPGDVPDLPLTGAAGKVLLIFAGLAILSISVGTAFVTRRRKTNI